In a single window of the Zea mays cultivar B73 chromosome 5, Zm-B73-REFERENCE-NAM-5.0, whole genome shotgun sequence genome:
- the LOC103626474 gene encoding probable galacturonosyltransferase 3 isoform X4, whose amino-acid sequence MAFSAASSAAAAAAYPRTTLPLRRRPGLLALLLLLLCFLSFQVVIHVPSARSAVSLWLFSGHRAERGTRENCPGCSKLQDVDKAEKTIAYTDQHGRIKLFKVTAREFGSSSIWENPWLPRDSQPVARTQEVAGDHLLASGSETTNLSSAETLATTIVDPIKLRRQVFRRRRKERRVQELLQMDKKIELQMRNAAINSSRNFNNKVRGSYNIWRQEFRLVNTDSTLRLMKDQIIMAKLYATIALSQKEPDMYALLMKRIKESQTSIGDALIDSELDSSALERAKAMGHVLSSARDVLYSSGEVSRKLRVMLQSTELNIDAVKKQNSFLVQHAAKTVPMPLHCLHMQLTTDYYFRDYVTKEHFDDDALKAGQYKEKLEDLSLYHYAIFSDNVLAASVVVKSTVANANEPEKHVFHIVTDRLNFAAMKMWFITHPPQLATVHVENIDNFKWLNSSYCSVLRQLESARLKEYYFKAHDPSSLSDGNENLKYRNPKYLSMLNHLRFYMPEIHPKLEKILFLDDDVVVQKDLTPLWDVDLKGMVNGAVETCKESFHRFDTYLNFSHPKISENFDPHACGWAFGMNMFDLKEWKKRNITGIYHYWQDLNEDRKLWKLGTLPPGLITFYNLTYPLNRTWHVLGLGYDPAVDIAEIDNAAVVHYNGNYKPWLDLAISKYKPFWSKYVDVDNSHVRRCYEGKQ is encoded by the exons ATGGCGTTCTCCGCCGCCTCGTCGGCGGCGGCCGCGGCAGCGTACCCCAGAACTACGCTTCCACTGCGGCGGCGGCCGGGCCTCTTGGccctcctcctccttctcctttGCTTCCTCTCCTTCCAG GTCGTGATCCATGTGCCCTCCGCCAGATCAGCGGTGTCGCTGTGGCTCTTCTCGGGTCACCGAGC CGAACGCGGGACTCGCGAGAACTGCCCTGGCTGCAGCAAGTTACAG GATGTGGATAAAGCTGAAAAGACTATCGCGTACACTGACCAGCATGGTCGGATCAAGCTATTCAAAGTTACCGCCAGAGAATTCGGTTCGTCCTCTATCTGGGAGAACCCGTGGTTGCCCAGAGATAGCCAGCCGGTAGCCAGAACA CAAGAGGTTGCCGGGGATCATCTACTCGCCAGTGGATCAGAAACCACCAATCTTTCAAGTGCTGAAACTCTGGCAACTACAATTGTCGATCCGATTAAATTACGGCGACAG GTATTTCGCCGTAGAAGAAAGGAGCGGAGGGTTCAGGAGCTGCTTCAGATGGATAAGAAGATTGAACTTCAGATGCGGAATGCAGCAATAAATAGCTCAAGGAACTTTAACAATAAAGTTAGAGGAAGCTACAACATATGGAGGCAGGAGTTCCGCCTTGTTAATACAGACTCAACACTAAGGCTCATGAAAGATCAGATAATAATGGCCAAGTTGTATGCCACTATTGCACTCTCCCAGAAAGAACCAGACATGTACGCGTTGCTCATGAAGCGCATAAAAGAAAGCCAAACATCTATCGGAGATGCACTTATCGACAGTGAACTCGATTCTAG TGCCTTAGAGAGAGCAAAAGCAATGGGGCATGTGTTATCTTCGGCTAGAGATGTTCTGTACAGCTCGGGTGAGGTGTCAAGAAAATTGCGTGTTATGTTGCAGTCGACAGAACTAAATATCGACGCAGTGAAGAAACAAAACTCATTTCTGGTTCAGCATGCTGCAAAGACAGTACCCATGCCCTTGCACTGCCTACATATGCAGCTGACAACTGATTATTATTTTCGTGATTATGTGACCAAGGAACATTTTGACGATGATGCTTTGAAGGCGGGACAATATAAAGAAAAGCTTGAGGATTTGTCACTCTACCACTATGCTATATTTTCTGATAATGTGCTTGCGGCCTCGGTAGTTGTCAAATCAACTGTGGCAAATGCCAATGAACCAGAGAAGCACGTGTTCCACATTGTCACTGATAGACTTAATTTTGCAGCCATGAAGATGTGGTTCATTACTCATCCTCCTCAACTGGCAACTGTTCATGTGGAGAACATAGACAATTTCAAATGGCTTAATTCCTCATACTGTTCTGTTCTTCGGCAACTGGAGTCAGCTCGCCTCAAAGAATATTACTTCAAAGCACACGATCCGTCGTCACTCTCTGATGGAAATGAGAATCTGAAATACAGGAACCCCAAATATTTGTCCATGCTCAACCATTTGAGGTTCTACATGCCAGAGATTCACCCAAAGCTTGAGAAGATACTGTTTCTTGATGATGATGTTGTTGTACAGAAGGATTTAACACCCCTTTGGGATGTTGATCTTAAAGGGATGGTAAATGGCGCTGTGGAAACCTGTAAAGAGAGTTTCCATCGCTTTGACACTTATCTCAACTTCTCACACCCAAAGATCTCAGAGAACTTCGATCCACACGCTTGTGGGTGGGCTTTCGGGATGAACATGTTTGACCTGAAGGAGTGGAAGAAGCGAAATATCACTGGAATATACCATTATTGGCAAGATTTG AATGAGGACCGTAAGCTGTGGAAGCTGGGTACGCTGCCTCCAGGTTTAATTACTTTCTACAACCTGACATACCCGTTGAATCGTACTTGGCATGTCTTGGGCCTGGGCTATGATCCAGCTGTTGACATTGCTGAGATCGACAACGCTGCGGTAGTTCATTACAACGGGAATTATAAGCCCTGGCTTGACCTTGCCATTTCCAAGTACAAGCCATTCTGGTCCAAGTATGTAGATGTTGACAACTCGCACGTTCGGCGTTGCTATGAGGGCAAACAATGA
- the LOC103626474 gene encoding probable galacturonosyltransferase 3 isoform X2 yields MAFSAASSAAAAAAYPRTTLPLRRRPGLLALLLLLLCFLSFQVVIHVPSARSAVSLWLFSGHRAERGTRENCPGCSKLQQDVDKAEKTIAYTDQHGRIKLFKVTAREFGSSSIWENPWLPRDSQPVARTQEVAGDHLLASGSETTNLSSAETLATTIVDPIKLRRQVFRRRRKERRVQELLQMDKKIELQMRNAAINSSRNFNNKVRGSYNIWRQEFRLVNTDSTLRLMKDQIIMAKLYATIALSQKEPDMYALLMKRIKESQTSIGDALIDSELDSSALERAKAMGHVLSSARDVLYSSGEVSRKLRVMLQSTELNIDAVKKQNSFLVQHAAKTVPMPLHCLHMQLTTDYYFRDYVTKEHFDDDALKAGQYKEKLEDLSLYHYAIFSDNVLAASVVVKSTVANANEPEKHVFHIVTDRLNFAAMKMWFITHPPQLATVHVENIDNFKWLNSSYCSVLRQLESARLKEYYFKAHDPSSLSDGNENLKYRNPKYLSMLNHLRFYMPEIHPKLEKILFLDDDVVVQKDLTPLWDVDLKGMVNGAVETCKESFHRFDTYLNFSHPKISENFDPHACGWAFGMNMFDLKEWKKRNITGIYHYWQDLNEDRKLWKLGTLPPGLITFYNLTYPLNRTWHVLGLGYDPAVDIAEIDNAAVVHYNGNYKPWLDLAISKYKPFWSKYVDVDNSHVRRCYEGKQ; encoded by the exons ATGGCGTTCTCCGCCGCCTCGTCGGCGGCGGCCGCGGCAGCGTACCCCAGAACTACGCTTCCACTGCGGCGGCGGCCGGGCCTCTTGGccctcctcctccttctcctttGCTTCCTCTCCTTCCAG GTCGTGATCCATGTGCCCTCCGCCAGATCAGCGGTGTCGCTGTGGCTCTTCTCGGGTCACCGAGC CGAACGCGGGACTCGCGAGAACTGCCCTGGCTGCAGCAAGTTACAG CAGGATGTGGATAAAGCTGAAAAGACTATCGCGTACACTGACCAGCATGGTCGGATCAAGCTATTCAAAGTTACCGCCAGAGAATTCGGTTCGTCCTCTATCTGGGAGAACCCGTGGTTGCCCAGAGATAGCCAGCCGGTAGCCAGAACA CAAGAGGTTGCCGGGGATCATCTACTCGCCAGTGGATCAGAAACCACCAATCTTTCAAGTGCTGAAACTCTGGCAACTACAATTGTCGATCCGATTAAATTACGGCGACAG GTATTTCGCCGTAGAAGAAAGGAGCGGAGGGTTCAGGAGCTGCTTCAGATGGATAAGAAGATTGAACTTCAGATGCGGAATGCAGCAATAAATAGCTCAAGGAACTTTAACAATAAAGTTAGAGGAAGCTACAACATATGGAGGCAGGAGTTCCGCCTTGTTAATACAGACTCAACACTAAGGCTCATGAAAGATCAGATAATAATGGCCAAGTTGTATGCCACTATTGCACTCTCCCAGAAAGAACCAGACATGTACGCGTTGCTCATGAAGCGCATAAAAGAAAGCCAAACATCTATCGGAGATGCACTTATCGACAGTGAACTCGATTCTAG TGCCTTAGAGAGAGCAAAAGCAATGGGGCATGTGTTATCTTCGGCTAGAGATGTTCTGTACAGCTCGGGTGAGGTGTCAAGAAAATTGCGTGTTATGTTGCAGTCGACAGAACTAAATATCGACGCAGTGAAGAAACAAAACTCATTTCTGGTTCAGCATGCTGCAAAGACAGTACCCATGCCCTTGCACTGCCTACATATGCAGCTGACAACTGATTATTATTTTCGTGATTATGTGACCAAGGAACATTTTGACGATGATGCTTTGAAGGCGGGACAATATAAAGAAAAGCTTGAGGATTTGTCACTCTACCACTATGCTATATTTTCTGATAATGTGCTTGCGGCCTCGGTAGTTGTCAAATCAACTGTGGCAAATGCCAATGAACCAGAGAAGCACGTGTTCCACATTGTCACTGATAGACTTAATTTTGCAGCCATGAAGATGTGGTTCATTACTCATCCTCCTCAACTGGCAACTGTTCATGTGGAGAACATAGACAATTTCAAATGGCTTAATTCCTCATACTGTTCTGTTCTTCGGCAACTGGAGTCAGCTCGCCTCAAAGAATATTACTTCAAAGCACACGATCCGTCGTCACTCTCTGATGGAAATGAGAATCTGAAATACAGGAACCCCAAATATTTGTCCATGCTCAACCATTTGAGGTTCTACATGCCAGAGATTCACCCAAAGCTTGAGAAGATACTGTTTCTTGATGATGATGTTGTTGTACAGAAGGATTTAACACCCCTTTGGGATGTTGATCTTAAAGGGATGGTAAATGGCGCTGTGGAAACCTGTAAAGAGAGTTTCCATCGCTTTGACACTTATCTCAACTTCTCACACCCAAAGATCTCAGAGAACTTCGATCCACACGCTTGTGGGTGGGCTTTCGGGATGAACATGTTTGACCTGAAGGAGTGGAAGAAGCGAAATATCACTGGAATATACCATTATTGGCAAGATTTG AATGAGGACCGTAAGCTGTGGAAGCTGGGTACGCTGCCTCCAGGTTTAATTACTTTCTACAACCTGACATACCCGTTGAATCGTACTTGGCATGTCTTGGGCCTGGGCTATGATCCAGCTGTTGACATTGCTGAGATCGACAACGCTGCGGTAGTTCATTACAACGGGAATTATAAGCCCTGGCTTGACCTTGCCATTTCCAAGTACAAGCCATTCTGGTCCAAGTATGTAGATGTTGACAACTCGCACGTTCGGCGTTGCTATGAGGGCAAACAATGA
- the LOC103626474 gene encoding probable galacturonosyltransferase 3 isoform X3 — MAFSAASSAAAAAAYPRTTLPLRRRPGLLALLLLLLCFLSFQVVIHVPSARSAVSLWLFSGHRAERGTRENCPGCSKLQDVDKAEKTIAYTDQHGRIKLFKVTAREFGSSSIWENPWLPRDSQPVARTQEVAGDHLLASGSETTNLSSAETLATTIVDPIKLRRQVFRRRRKERRVQELLQMDKKIELQMRNAAINSSRNFNNKVRGSYNIWRQEFRLVNTDSTLRLMKDQIIMAKLYATIALSQKEPDMYALLMKRIKESQTSIGDALIDSELDSSSALERAKAMGHVLSSARDVLYSSGEVSRKLRVMLQSTELNIDAVKKQNSFLVQHAAKTVPMPLHCLHMQLTTDYYFRDYVTKEHFDDDALKAGQYKEKLEDLSLYHYAIFSDNVLAASVVVKSTVANANEPEKHVFHIVTDRLNFAAMKMWFITHPPQLATVHVENIDNFKWLNSSYCSVLRQLESARLKEYYFKAHDPSSLSDGNENLKYRNPKYLSMLNHLRFYMPEIHPKLEKILFLDDDVVVQKDLTPLWDVDLKGMVNGAVETCKESFHRFDTYLNFSHPKISENFDPHACGWAFGMNMFDLKEWKKRNITGIYHYWQDLNEDRKLWKLGTLPPGLITFYNLTYPLNRTWHVLGLGYDPAVDIAEIDNAAVVHYNGNYKPWLDLAISKYKPFWSKYVDVDNSHVRRCYEGKQ, encoded by the exons ATGGCGTTCTCCGCCGCCTCGTCGGCGGCGGCCGCGGCAGCGTACCCCAGAACTACGCTTCCACTGCGGCGGCGGCCGGGCCTCTTGGccctcctcctccttctcctttGCTTCCTCTCCTTCCAG GTCGTGATCCATGTGCCCTCCGCCAGATCAGCGGTGTCGCTGTGGCTCTTCTCGGGTCACCGAGC CGAACGCGGGACTCGCGAGAACTGCCCTGGCTGCAGCAAGTTACAG GATGTGGATAAAGCTGAAAAGACTATCGCGTACACTGACCAGCATGGTCGGATCAAGCTATTCAAAGTTACCGCCAGAGAATTCGGTTCGTCCTCTATCTGGGAGAACCCGTGGTTGCCCAGAGATAGCCAGCCGGTAGCCAGAACA CAAGAGGTTGCCGGGGATCATCTACTCGCCAGTGGATCAGAAACCACCAATCTTTCAAGTGCTGAAACTCTGGCAACTACAATTGTCGATCCGATTAAATTACGGCGACAG GTATTTCGCCGTAGAAGAAAGGAGCGGAGGGTTCAGGAGCTGCTTCAGATGGATAAGAAGATTGAACTTCAGATGCGGAATGCAGCAATAAATAGCTCAAGGAACTTTAACAATAAAGTTAGAGGAAGCTACAACATATGGAGGCAGGAGTTCCGCCTTGTTAATACAGACTCAACACTAAGGCTCATGAAAGATCAGATAATAATGGCCAAGTTGTATGCCACTATTGCACTCTCCCAGAAAGAACCAGACATGTACGCGTTGCTCATGAAGCGCATAAAAGAAAGCCAAACATCTATCGGAGATGCACTTATCGACAGTGAACTCGATTCTAG CAGTGCCTTAGAGAGAGCAAAAGCAATGGGGCATGTGTTATCTTCGGCTAGAGATGTTCTGTACAGCTCGGGTGAGGTGTCAAGAAAATTGCGTGTTATGTTGCAGTCGACAGAACTAAATATCGACGCAGTGAAGAAACAAAACTCATTTCTGGTTCAGCATGCTGCAAAGACAGTACCCATGCCCTTGCACTGCCTACATATGCAGCTGACAACTGATTATTATTTTCGTGATTATGTGACCAAGGAACATTTTGACGATGATGCTTTGAAGGCGGGACAATATAAAGAAAAGCTTGAGGATTTGTCACTCTACCACTATGCTATATTTTCTGATAATGTGCTTGCGGCCTCGGTAGTTGTCAAATCAACTGTGGCAAATGCCAATGAACCAGAGAAGCACGTGTTCCACATTGTCACTGATAGACTTAATTTTGCAGCCATGAAGATGTGGTTCATTACTCATCCTCCTCAACTGGCAACTGTTCATGTGGAGAACATAGACAATTTCAAATGGCTTAATTCCTCATACTGTTCTGTTCTTCGGCAACTGGAGTCAGCTCGCCTCAAAGAATATTACTTCAAAGCACACGATCCGTCGTCACTCTCTGATGGAAATGAGAATCTGAAATACAGGAACCCCAAATATTTGTCCATGCTCAACCATTTGAGGTTCTACATGCCAGAGATTCACCCAAAGCTTGAGAAGATACTGTTTCTTGATGATGATGTTGTTGTACAGAAGGATTTAACACCCCTTTGGGATGTTGATCTTAAAGGGATGGTAAATGGCGCTGTGGAAACCTGTAAAGAGAGTTTCCATCGCTTTGACACTTATCTCAACTTCTCACACCCAAAGATCTCAGAGAACTTCGATCCACACGCTTGTGGGTGGGCTTTCGGGATGAACATGTTTGACCTGAAGGAGTGGAAGAAGCGAAATATCACTGGAATATACCATTATTGGCAAGATTTG AATGAGGACCGTAAGCTGTGGAAGCTGGGTACGCTGCCTCCAGGTTTAATTACTTTCTACAACCTGACATACCCGTTGAATCGTACTTGGCATGTCTTGGGCCTGGGCTATGATCCAGCTGTTGACATTGCTGAGATCGACAACGCTGCGGTAGTTCATTACAACGGGAATTATAAGCCCTGGCTTGACCTTGCCATTTCCAAGTACAAGCCATTCTGGTCCAAGTATGTAGATGTTGACAACTCGCACGTTCGGCGTTGCTATGAGGGCAAACAATGA
- the LOC103626474 gene encoding probable galacturonosyltransferase 3 isoform X1 — protein MAFSAASSAAAAAAYPRTTLPLRRRPGLLALLLLLLCFLSFQVVIHVPSARSAVSLWLFSGHRAERGTRENCPGCSKLQQDVDKAEKTIAYTDQHGRIKLFKVTAREFGSSSIWENPWLPRDSQPVARTQEVAGDHLLASGSETTNLSSAETLATTIVDPIKLRRQVFRRRRKERRVQELLQMDKKIELQMRNAAINSSRNFNNKVRGSYNIWRQEFRLVNTDSTLRLMKDQIIMAKLYATIALSQKEPDMYALLMKRIKESQTSIGDALIDSELDSSSALERAKAMGHVLSSARDVLYSSGEVSRKLRVMLQSTELNIDAVKKQNSFLVQHAAKTVPMPLHCLHMQLTTDYYFRDYVTKEHFDDDALKAGQYKEKLEDLSLYHYAIFSDNVLAASVVVKSTVANANEPEKHVFHIVTDRLNFAAMKMWFITHPPQLATVHVENIDNFKWLNSSYCSVLRQLESARLKEYYFKAHDPSSLSDGNENLKYRNPKYLSMLNHLRFYMPEIHPKLEKILFLDDDVVVQKDLTPLWDVDLKGMVNGAVETCKESFHRFDTYLNFSHPKISENFDPHACGWAFGMNMFDLKEWKKRNITGIYHYWQDLNEDRKLWKLGTLPPGLITFYNLTYPLNRTWHVLGLGYDPAVDIAEIDNAAVVHYNGNYKPWLDLAISKYKPFWSKYVDVDNSHVRRCYEGKQ, from the exons ATGGCGTTCTCCGCCGCCTCGTCGGCGGCGGCCGCGGCAGCGTACCCCAGAACTACGCTTCCACTGCGGCGGCGGCCGGGCCTCTTGGccctcctcctccttctcctttGCTTCCTCTCCTTCCAG GTCGTGATCCATGTGCCCTCCGCCAGATCAGCGGTGTCGCTGTGGCTCTTCTCGGGTCACCGAGC CGAACGCGGGACTCGCGAGAACTGCCCTGGCTGCAGCAAGTTACAG CAGGATGTGGATAAAGCTGAAAAGACTATCGCGTACACTGACCAGCATGGTCGGATCAAGCTATTCAAAGTTACCGCCAGAGAATTCGGTTCGTCCTCTATCTGGGAGAACCCGTGGTTGCCCAGAGATAGCCAGCCGGTAGCCAGAACA CAAGAGGTTGCCGGGGATCATCTACTCGCCAGTGGATCAGAAACCACCAATCTTTCAAGTGCTGAAACTCTGGCAACTACAATTGTCGATCCGATTAAATTACGGCGACAG GTATTTCGCCGTAGAAGAAAGGAGCGGAGGGTTCAGGAGCTGCTTCAGATGGATAAGAAGATTGAACTTCAGATGCGGAATGCAGCAATAAATAGCTCAAGGAACTTTAACAATAAAGTTAGAGGAAGCTACAACATATGGAGGCAGGAGTTCCGCCTTGTTAATACAGACTCAACACTAAGGCTCATGAAAGATCAGATAATAATGGCCAAGTTGTATGCCACTATTGCACTCTCCCAGAAAGAACCAGACATGTACGCGTTGCTCATGAAGCGCATAAAAGAAAGCCAAACATCTATCGGAGATGCACTTATCGACAGTGAACTCGATTCTAG CAGTGCCTTAGAGAGAGCAAAAGCAATGGGGCATGTGTTATCTTCGGCTAGAGATGTTCTGTACAGCTCGGGTGAGGTGTCAAGAAAATTGCGTGTTATGTTGCAGTCGACAGAACTAAATATCGACGCAGTGAAGAAACAAAACTCATTTCTGGTTCAGCATGCTGCAAAGACAGTACCCATGCCCTTGCACTGCCTACATATGCAGCTGACAACTGATTATTATTTTCGTGATTATGTGACCAAGGAACATTTTGACGATGATGCTTTGAAGGCGGGACAATATAAAGAAAAGCTTGAGGATTTGTCACTCTACCACTATGCTATATTTTCTGATAATGTGCTTGCGGCCTCGGTAGTTGTCAAATCAACTGTGGCAAATGCCAATGAACCAGAGAAGCACGTGTTCCACATTGTCACTGATAGACTTAATTTTGCAGCCATGAAGATGTGGTTCATTACTCATCCTCCTCAACTGGCAACTGTTCATGTGGAGAACATAGACAATTTCAAATGGCTTAATTCCTCATACTGTTCTGTTCTTCGGCAACTGGAGTCAGCTCGCCTCAAAGAATATTACTTCAAAGCACACGATCCGTCGTCACTCTCTGATGGAAATGAGAATCTGAAATACAGGAACCCCAAATATTTGTCCATGCTCAACCATTTGAGGTTCTACATGCCAGAGATTCACCCAAAGCTTGAGAAGATACTGTTTCTTGATGATGATGTTGTTGTACAGAAGGATTTAACACCCCTTTGGGATGTTGATCTTAAAGGGATGGTAAATGGCGCTGTGGAAACCTGTAAAGAGAGTTTCCATCGCTTTGACACTTATCTCAACTTCTCACACCCAAAGATCTCAGAGAACTTCGATCCACACGCTTGTGGGTGGGCTTTCGGGATGAACATGTTTGACCTGAAGGAGTGGAAGAAGCGAAATATCACTGGAATATACCATTATTGGCAAGATTTG AATGAGGACCGTAAGCTGTGGAAGCTGGGTACGCTGCCTCCAGGTTTAATTACTTTCTACAACCTGACATACCCGTTGAATCGTACTTGGCATGTCTTGGGCCTGGGCTATGATCCAGCTGTTGACATTGCTGAGATCGACAACGCTGCGGTAGTTCATTACAACGGGAATTATAAGCCCTGGCTTGACCTTGCCATTTCCAAGTACAAGCCATTCTGGTCCAAGTATGTAGATGTTGACAACTCGCACGTTCGGCGTTGCTATGAGGGCAAACAATGA